Within Streptomyces sp. NBC_00704, the genomic segment TCGCCGGCCTCGCCTTCGCCCTGGACGGCGCACACCGTGACACCCCCATGAACGCCCTCGCCTACACCCGGCGGGAGCCGATCGGCGTCGTCGCGGCGATCACCCCCTTCAACTTCCCGCTGATCCTGGCCGGATCCAAGATCGCCCCGGCCCTCGCCGCCGGCAACACGGTCGTCCACAAGCCCGCCGACGAGACCCCGCTCAGCGCCCTGTACATGGCGGGACTGCTCCAGCGGGCCGGCGTCCCCGACGGCGTGGTCAACGTCGTCACCGGCACGGGCCCGGTGGCCGGCGAGGCCCTGCTGCGCCACCCCGGCGTCGACAAGATCGCCTTCACCGGCTCCACGGCCGTCGGCCGGCACGCGGCGAGCGTCGCGGGCGCGAACCTCAAGCCGGTCACCATGGAACTCGGCGGAAACGCGGCCCACCTCGTGTTCGAGGACGCCGACCTGGAGAAAGCCGTGGGCGCGGTCATCAAGGGCTTCGTCTTCAACACCGGGCAGTTCTGCATGGGCGGCCCGCGGCTGCTGGTCGCCCACCCCGTCTACAGCACCCTGCTGAACATCCTCGCCGAGGCCGTCCCCGGCGTGCCGGTCGGCGATCCCCGGCTGCCGGAGACCGTCGTCGGCCCGATGGCGGGGGAGCGCCACCTGCGCAAGGTGGAGGAGTACGTCGACCTCGCCCGCGAGGAGGGCGCCCGCATCGTCTGCGGCGGCGAAAGGCTCGAACTCGACGGCGGCTACTACTACAAGCCCACCGTGATCGCCGACGTCGCCCCCGACTCCCGCGTCGTGCAGGAGGAGATCTTCGGCCCCGTCCTCACCGTCCAGCCCTTCGACGACGAGGACGAGGCGATCACGCTCGCCAACTCCACGCCCTACGGGCTCGCTTCGGGCGTCCAGACCGGCAACCTGGCCCGCGCCCACCGCGTCGCCGCACGCCTCCAGGCGGGCATCGTCTGGGTCAACGACTGGGCGATGCTCGACCCCGCCGTCCCGTTCGGCGGCGTCAAGGACTCCGGCTTCGGCCGCGAGTACGGACCCGAGGCGCTCGCCGCGTACACCAGGGTCAAGTCCGTCGTCGTCTCGCTCGACTGACCGCCGCCGCCCGAACCCCCGCCCCCGACAAGGGAGTCGCACCGATGCCCCTCACCACCCGCGCCGCCGTCGTCGAGTCCGCCGGAGCGCCCTTCACCCTGTCCGACGTCGTCCTCGACGACCCCGCGCCGCACGAGGCGGTCGTCCGGCTGGTCGCGGCCGGCCTGTGTCACACCGACCTCGGCGTGGCGGGCGGCGGGCTGCCCTTCCCGCTGCCCGGGGTCCTCGGCCACGAGGGCGCGGGCGTGGTGGAGGCGGTCGGCTCCGCGGTCACCGGCGTCGTCCCCGGCGACCACGTCGTGCTGTCCTTCACCTCCTGCGGCCGGTGCCGCGACTGCCGGGGCGGCCACCCCGCCTACTGTGCCGCGTGGCTGCCGCTGAACCTGCTCGGCGGCCGCCGCGCCGACGGTACCGGCACCGTCAGCCGGGACGGCCAGGTCCTCGGCGGCCACTTCTTCGGCCAGTCCTCCTTCGCCGAGCGGGCGCTGGTCGACGAGCGCAGCCTGGTCAGGGTCGACCCCGACGTCCCGCTGGCGTCGATCGCGCCGCTGGGCTGCGGGGTGCAGACCGGCGTCGGCGCCGTCTGGAACGTGCTGAAGCCGGCGGCCGGCGACACCGTCGTCGTCCTCGGCGCGGGAGCCGTCGGCCTGTCGGCCGTCATGGCGGCCGCCCTGTCTCCGGCGACCACGATCGTCGCCGTCGACCGGATCGCCGAACGCCTCGAACTGGCCGAGGAGTTGGGCGCCACCCACACGGTGGACGCAGGCCGCGCCACGCTGGGCGACGCCGTCGCGGAGATCACCGGCGGGCAGGGCGCCGACGGCGTCGTGGAGACCACGGGGAACACGGCCGTGCTGCGCGGGGGCGTCGACGCGCTCGCCGCCCGCGGCACCCTCGTCGTCGTCGGCGCACCGCCCTTCGGCAGCGAGGTCGCCCTGGACGTCAACGGGCTGCTGGGCGGCAGGCGCGTCGTGGGACTCACCCTCGGCGACAGCGAGACGCAGACCTTCATTCCCGCCCTGGTCCAGATGGTCAAGGACGGGCGCCTCCCGCTGGACCGCCTGATCGGCCGCTACGCGTTCACGGACATCGACCGGGCGGTGCGGGACATGACCAGCGGCAAGACCGTCAAGCCGGTCCTCGTCTTCTGACGCCCGGCCGCCCGGCCGTGGAGCCGGTGGTCGCCTTCCGCCGGCCGGCCGCATGACAGCCGGTCCGGTGCCGGTCCGGTGCCGGGGTCTCCTGGCGGCCGGCCGGACGACCGCCGGGGCCCGGTTCCGTTCGCCTCCCGAGGACCGGTCGACGGCCGGGCGGCGAGCCCGTGTCCTGCCTCGGGAAGCCGTCCGGCCGCAGGGCACGGACACACTCCCGGCCCTGACGGGCGGTCAGTCGACCGTGAGGACCAGCTTGCCGGTGGTCCGGCCGGTGTCGCCGAGGCGGTGCGCCTCGGCGGCCTCGGCCAGCGGGAAGGTCCCCGAGACGGTGGCGCGCAGCCGGCCCGTCTCGACCAGCTCGGCGATCGCGCGCATTCCGGCCCGGTCGGCGTCCACGAGCATCCGCACCGCGCGCACCCCGAGCCGCTCGGCCTCCTCGTGGAACTCGTCCGACCCCACCGGCAGGATCGACACCACGATGCCGCCCGGCCGCAGCACGCCCAGCGACTTCACCGAGGTGTCGCCGCCCAGCGTGTCCAGGACGACGTCGACGTCCTTCACGGCCTCGGCGAAGTCGGTCTCCCGGTAGTCGATCGCCTCGTCGACGCCCAGCTCGCGCAGGAAGTCGTGCTTGCCCGCGCTGGCCGTCCCGATCACGTACGCGCCGCGCGCCTTGGCGATCTGCACGGCGACATGGCCGACGCCGCCGGCCGCGGCGT encodes:
- a CDS encoding aldehyde dehydrogenase family protein; protein product: MTAFEIDPGRLFVGGQWREAADGARTDVVDPSRGTVLTTVAQAGAADVDAAVQAAREAFDAGHWSGLSGRERGRVLLRVARLIREEADDIARLESLDVGKPITLAHAVDVTNAADDYEYFAGLAFALDGAHRDTPMNALAYTRREPIGVVAAITPFNFPLILAGSKIAPALAAGNTVVHKPADETPLSALYMAGLLQRAGVPDGVVNVVTGTGPVAGEALLRHPGVDKIAFTGSTAVGRHAASVAGANLKPVTMELGGNAAHLVFEDADLEKAVGAVIKGFVFNTGQFCMGGPRLLVAHPVYSTLLNILAEAVPGVPVGDPRLPETVVGPMAGERHLRKVEEYVDLAREEGARIVCGGERLELDGGYYYKPTVIADVAPDSRVVQEEIFGPVLTVQPFDDEDEAITLANSTPYGLASGVQTGNLARAHRVAARLQAGIVWVNDWAMLDPAVPFGGVKDSGFGREYGPEALAAYTRVKSVVVSLD
- a CDS encoding NAD(P)-dependent alcohol dehydrogenase, whose amino-acid sequence is MPLTTRAAVVESAGAPFTLSDVVLDDPAPHEAVVRLVAAGLCHTDLGVAGGGLPFPLPGVLGHEGAGVVEAVGSAVTGVVPGDHVVLSFTSCGRCRDCRGGHPAYCAAWLPLNLLGGRRADGTGTVSRDGQVLGGHFFGQSSFAERALVDERSLVRVDPDVPLASIAPLGCGVQTGVGAVWNVLKPAAGDTVVVLGAGAVGLSAVMAAALSPATTIVAVDRIAERLELAEELGATHTVDAGRATLGDAVAEITGGQGADGVVETTGNTAVLRGGVDALAARGTLVVVGAPPFGSEVALDVNGLLGGRRVVGLTLGDSETQTFIPALVQMVKDGRLPLDRLIGRYAFTDIDRAVRDMTSGKTVKPVLVF
- a CDS encoding NADP-dependent oxidoreductase, producing the protein MSTENTPRTGTTMRVIGQDVLGGPEALKQTEAERPAPRPNEVLVRVRAAGVNPTDWKHRATGGFLGEPPFVLGWDVSGTVEAVGVGVAAFAPGDDVFGMLPYPFGHGSHAEYVIAPTRALWHKPEGVDHVQAGALPLVSLTAWQALVETAELGPGQRVLIHAAAGGVGHVAVQIAKARGAYVIGTASAGKHDFLRELGVDEAIDYRETDFAEAVKDVDVVLDTLGGDTSVKSLGVLRPGGIVVSILPVGSDEFHEEAERLGVRAVRMLVDADRAGMRAIAELVETGRLRATVSGTFPLAEAAEAHRLGDTGRTTGKLVLTVD